One Erysipelothrix amsterdamensis DNA window includes the following coding sequences:
- a CDS encoding MATE family efflux transporter, with amino-acid sequence MNLKRFVGDKDFYKKALFIAIPLMLQQLISTSVNLLDNLMIGQLGDHALSGVATVNRYFIIAVFGTNGVIAASAVFMAQFFGARDEEHMKQTFRFSILTSMLIMSTFVILALLFPGNIIRFFVKDPKVIEQGMRYIYVCALAFIPNLFTLSIAGSMRATGDSKTPLVASVISMITNFCFNYCLIYGNFGAPRLGVLGGAIGTFIARCVELTFISYFLVTGNYAFKTRIRDMFDISRTLVKRITAKAFPLALNEVLWASGMALLLRFYATRGAEVISGYSIATTVSDMFFTMNAGMSVAITILVSQPLGANKLDEARENGYRLLGFGVILSAVFGTLLLGSTFMIPKIYSVSAEAMWTAQTFLRIQAPLFSIYVINTTCYFILRAGGDTRSTLMLDSGYMWCVNLVAVGVATYTTDLSILWLYIIGQSTDVLKMMLALRFVNKEKWIVNLAEEEKQEEALILEFES; translated from the coding sequence ATGAATCTAAAGCGATTTGTAGGCGATAAAGACTTTTACAAAAAAGCTTTATTTATTGCAATTCCGTTAATGCTACAACAACTTATCAGTACGTCTGTAAACTTATTAGACAACTTGATGATTGGTCAGCTCGGGGACCATGCATTATCGGGTGTTGCCACCGTAAATCGTTACTTTATTATCGCTGTTTTTGGAACCAATGGCGTGATTGCTGCATCAGCTGTATTTATGGCTCAATTCTTCGGGGCAAGAGACGAAGAACATATGAAGCAAACATTCCGGTTTTCAATTCTAACATCTATGTTGATAATGAGTACATTCGTCATCCTCGCATTACTTTTTCCAGGAAATATTATCCGGTTCTTTGTAAAGGATCCAAAAGTAATAGAGCAAGGTATGAGATATATTTACGTATGTGCGTTGGCGTTTATTCCCAACCTATTTACATTGTCCATTGCAGGTTCAATGAGAGCAACAGGAGATTCAAAAACTCCTCTTGTCGCAAGTGTTATTTCAATGATTACAAACTTCTGTTTTAATTATTGTTTGATTTATGGTAACTTCGGTGCGCCACGTCTTGGTGTACTTGGTGGTGCTATTGGTACTTTTATTGCACGATGTGTTGAGTTAACGTTTATTAGTTATTTCCTTGTTACTGGAAATTATGCGTTTAAAACACGAATTCGTGATATGTTTGATATTTCTAGAACTCTTGTGAAGCGAATTACCGCAAAAGCATTCCCACTCGCTTTAAATGAAGTGCTTTGGGCTTCAGGGATGGCATTATTACTTCGATTCTACGCAACTCGTGGTGCTGAAGTTATCTCCGGTTATTCAATTGCAACTACGGTCTCAGATATGTTCTTTACCATGAATGCTGGGATGTCTGTCGCGATTACCATTCTCGTTTCACAACCTCTTGGGGCAAACAAACTTGATGAAGCACGCGAAAATGGATATCGACTCCTTGGTTTTGGTGTAATTCTGAGTGCTGTATTTGGAACTTTACTTTTAGGATCAACCTTTATGATTCCAAAAATATATTCCGTATCTGCTGAAGCAATGTGGACCGCTCAAACATTCTTACGAATTCAAGCACCACTGTTTAGTATTTATGTAATTAATACAACCTGTTATTTCATCCTGCGTGCTGGTGGTGATACACGTTCTACTTTAATGCTGGACTCAGGATATATGTGGTGTGTTAACCTCGTAGCTGTTGGTGTTGCCACATACACAACAGACTTAAGCATTCTATGGCTCTATATTATTGGTCAATCCACAGATGTTTTAAAAATGATGCTTGCATTACGATTTGTGAATAAAGAAAAATGGATCGTTAACCTTGCTGAAGAAGAAAAACAAGAAGAAGCCTTGATATTAGAATTTGAATCTTAG
- a CDS encoding NADPH-dependent FMN reductase yields MIKIVMMVGSLRKGSYNMMLGKHIQKRYADQLEIEILDIDVPNYNGDLDNPTDTPEKVKVMNQKIHDADAVFMITPEYNHGLSGVLKNAIDWASRTQPGLKNKPGLIASCSMGQTAGARGYLNLYTVLDTMPMWLLPGNDILIGAVHTKFDESGMLIDEGTVTFIDGVMNQFIEYYNQVK; encoded by the coding sequence ATGATTAAAATTGTGATGATGGTTGGAAGTTTACGTAAAGGTTCTTACAATATGATGCTGGGGAAACATATCCAAAAACGGTATGCTGATCAGTTAGAAATTGAAATTTTAGATATTGATGTTCCAAACTATAACGGAGATTTGGATAATCCAACGGATACACCAGAGAAGGTAAAAGTCATGAATCAAAAAATTCATGATGCGGATGCAGTATTTATGATAACTCCAGAGTATAATCATGGATTATCAGGTGTTTTAAAGAATGCGATAGATTGGGCCAGCCGTACCCAACCTGGGCTTAAGAATAAACCTGGCTTAATTGCATCATGTTCAATGGGACAAACTGCAGGGGCACGTGGATATTTAAACCTTTATACAGTACTTGATACAATGCCTATGTGGCTCTTACCGGGGAATGATATTCTTATTGGTGCAGTTCATACGAAATTCGATGAATCAGGGATGTTAATTGATGAGGGTACTGTAACGTTTATTGATGGTGTCATGAATCAATTTATAGAATACTATAATCAAGTAAAATAA
- a CDS encoding glycosyltransferase family 1 protein, with protein MKPIKVLFAHGGTLEKAGTEAYMMSVFRNVDPNKVHIDFLVFGCKEGHYDKEVITKGGKIFRIPLTPQEFFGNYPSRKTILKMLEKEQYDIIHSHMNALNPLLFRSARKIGIPYMISHSHGSRHFVDNVLLIKYKDQLMKKIPDYADVLLACSKEAGDFLYPDHDYTIMNNGIDLAQYEYNEVTRKRLRKELKLDDQLVFGHIGRFNFQKNHKFLIEVFAEILKTKPNAILALAGEGELLDDVENQVKNLGIEDHVKFLGLRDDIPDVLQVLDVFMLPSVFEGLPYVLVEAQAAGLLCFASDTIDRQSALTDNFHFLPIDNPHEWSDYIVGHLDYERRSTRDQLIEKGFDEKVNVKKLEKIYVNLVKK; from the coding sequence ATGAAACCAATTAAAGTATTATTTGCCCATGGTGGTACGCTTGAAAAAGCAGGTACTGAAGCGTATATGATGAGTGTATTTAGAAATGTTGATCCAAACAAGGTACATATTGATTTTCTTGTTTTTGGATGCAAGGAAGGCCATTATGATAAAGAAGTCATAACAAAGGGTGGAAAGATTTTTAGAATTCCTTTAACACCACAAGAATTTTTTGGTAATTATCCTTCACGTAAAACAATTCTAAAAATGCTCGAAAAAGAGCAATATGATATTATTCACAGTCATATGAATGCATTGAATCCATTGTTGTTTCGATCTGCTCGAAAAATAGGGATTCCGTATATGATTTCTCATTCTCATGGGAGTCGTCATTTTGTTGACAATGTCTTGCTGATTAAATATAAAGATCAATTAATGAAGAAAATTCCTGATTATGCGGATGTGCTTTTAGCGTGTTCAAAAGAAGCGGGAGATTTTCTTTATCCAGACCATGATTATACAATCATGAATAACGGTATTGATCTTGCACAATACGAATATAATGAAGTAACACGCAAACGATTGCGTAAAGAATTAAAGTTGGATGATCAATTGGTATTTGGTCATATCGGACGGTTTAATTTTCAAAAAAATCATAAGTTCCTAATCGAAGTTTTTGCGGAAATTTTAAAAACAAAACCCAATGCGATTTTAGCGCTAGCAGGTGAAGGAGAGTTGCTTGATGATGTGGAGAATCAAGTTAAAAATCTTGGAATCGAAGATCACGTTAAGTTTCTCGGGTTAAGGGATGACATTCCGGATGTATTGCAGGTTCTCGATGTCTTTATGCTACCTTCTGTTTTCGAAGGCTTACCTTATGTATTAGTAGAGGCACAAGCTGCAGGACTTTTATGCTTTGCATCCGATACGATTGATCGTCAAAGTGCTTTGACCGATAACTTTCACTTTCTACCAATCGATAATCCCCATGAGTGGTCGGATTACATTGTTGGGCATTTAGACTATGAGCGTCGAAGTACCCGTGATCAATTGATTGAAAAAGGATTTGACGAAAAAGTAAACGTAAAAAAACTAGAAAAGATTTATGTAAATTTAGTTAAGAAATAA
- a CDS encoding chromate transporter — MKKSEVYWKLFKSSFHLSAFTFGGGYVIIPLMRTKFVEELEWIEEEEMMDLMAIAQSSPGSLAVNSSILVGYKIDGIIGAMFSILGTILPPLILLTIISQFYAEFKANVFVNAALHGMQAGVAAVIVDVVMSMARQVFKLKRTLPVVIMVTSFIAAYFLKINVLYIIIAAGFIGALHQGSTSEVSQ, encoded by the coding sequence ATGAAAAAATCAGAAGTTTATTGGAAGTTGTTTAAATCATCGTTTCATTTAAGTGCATTTACGTTTGGTGGCGGATATGTCATCATTCCGTTGATGCGGACTAAGTTTGTGGAAGAATTAGAATGGATTGAGGAAGAAGAGATGATGGACCTGATGGCGATTGCGCAATCGTCACCGGGGTCTTTAGCGGTTAATTCATCAATCTTAGTGGGATATAAAATCGACGGAATCATAGGGGCTATGTTTTCCATTCTCGGTACAATCTTACCGCCTTTAATTTTACTTACAATAATTTCTCAGTTTTATGCGGAGTTTAAAGCGAATGTGTTTGTGAATGCTGCATTACACGGTATGCAAGCGGGTGTTGCGGCAGTCATTGTGGATGTTGTGATGTCGATGGCGCGTCAAGTATTTAAACTTAAGCGTACATTGCCCGTTGTTATAATGGTTACGTCTTTTATTGCAGCGTATTTCTTAAAAATTAACGTGCTTTATATTATTATTGCTGCAGGTTTTATAGGAGCCTTGCATCAAGGTAGCACTTCGGAGGTATCGCAATGA
- a CDS encoding chromate transporter codes for MILWELFISFMQIGLVSFGGGYAALAPIQSQVVVGHGWLTMTEFTDLITISQMTPGPIALNAATFVGLRVAGIPGAVAATLGNVFPSIVIVLFLATIYYKFSDVTIIQNVLDGLRPTVVALIASAGLTILITAFFGEGTIDFSQFDVSNGFLFVIAIIGLRKFKLDPTKIIILTGLLGIGAMVLEKL; via the coding sequence ATGATTCTTTGGGAACTTTTTATTTCTTTTATGCAAATTGGACTTGTAAGTTTTGGTGGCGGTTATGCTGCCCTTGCGCCGATTCAAAGTCAAGTCGTTGTAGGTCATGGTTGGCTTACGATGACTGAGTTTACTGATTTAATTACCATTTCGCAAATGACTCCAGGACCGATTGCTCTGAATGCCGCTACGTTTGTGGGATTAAGGGTTGCAGGGATTCCCGGTGCTGTAGCAGCAACCTTGGGTAATGTTTTTCCATCGATTGTGATTGTGCTTTTTCTTGCAACGATTTATTACAAATTTAGTGACGTCACCATCATTCAAAATGTTTTGGATGGACTTAGACCTACAGTAGTTGCTTTAATTGCTTCAGCGGGGCTTACAATCCTTATTACAGCGTTTTTTGGTGAAGGAACAATTGATTTTAGTCAGTTTGATGTTTCGAATGGTTTCTTGTTTGTGATTGCAATTATTGGTTTACGAAAATTTAAGTTAGATCCTACCAAGATAATTATCCTTACAGGTCTATTAGGAATTGGTGCAATGGTTCTTGAAAAACTATGA
- a CDS encoding helix-turn-helix domain-containing protein, whose translation MKLSDNLKRLREEKSLTQEMVAQSLNVSRQAVSNWEQGKRYPDAIMLIQISEFYGVPVDDLLKSDRDYAKALVIDKARFEEVLFIGTQILMMITIYFWNDVPGMVFIFMGCILVSAYTDEVCEYIEWGLNNIKIKK comes from the coding sequence ATGAAACTTAGTGATAATTTAAAACGGTTACGAGAGGAGAAATCCCTTACTCAGGAAATGGTCGCACAGTCTTTAAACGTATCACGACAAGCCGTTTCAAATTGGGAACAAGGCAAACGGTATCCCGATGCGATTATGTTGATACAGATATCAGAGTTTTATGGTGTGCCTGTTGATGATTTACTAAAGTCGGATAGGGACTATGCAAAGGCACTAGTTATTGATAAGGCTCGTTTCGAAGAAGTGTTGTTTATAGGAACTCAAATCTTAATGATGATCACGATCTATTTTTGGAATGATGTTCCAGGAATGGTTTTTATATTTATGGGATGTATTCTTGTATCGGCTTATACCGATGAAGTTTGTGAATATATCGAATGGGGCTTAAACAATATTAAAATTAAAAAATGA
- a CDS encoding LPXTG cell wall anchor domain-containing protein, producing the protein MDKRNEHRILKCLTIFVLSIGLVFSHARPIYSDTQPVIDFVNTTGESEVISMTESKEYKATVMFEGKTPEELKALAENASWTLTRDEGGQNEEDFPYQYLGAPLNEWTVFKTKFTTAGDPLFKDIKTEVIPGGLQLTFKNVLMFGVNGIDGRERPLIRNALLDYTGTYDLKLVEGDQVLATTPVLFKPYNSYTLYSEIDQRLADLAALALSKGIHAEVREFGQTAMGRPMNAIFIADTAETLSNHMALNERAESDPQSVIQDIESGAIDYKVPILYNNIHSDENPGIDAIMEFLTVMIENADGSVEYRRVNGLTSEGKAQVEAEKKSRGIKWSELIENDVTGVGYIRDGVESEEHPGSTDAAADLSEEQLSKFYEMEHVDLNIKAMLEDVFFIVVPAENADAAATNVRTNGNGFDLNRDNTYQTQPETQAMARLISTWNPVNLYEIHGFYNQFQIEPCSPTHEPNVEYDLFIENALAQGEEFGGVAITNNKSINSFQMPMRDYLKSNKNGGYEWEPFDDMSSSYTPQYSMLHGVVAYTVEVPYGNEDATQAVKYALLNNGRYVGMHKKEFYTNQLKGWDRGIKNIDADEIRPYYVNQQDEKGAEADIFRARYEENNNFFPEYYVIPMEPSMQKNLHAATEMMEYLLRNDVKVKVLGNEVEVKGTKYPKGTMLVDLHQAKRNMANAALYNNIVIKNWTDLYSEPLTAFSELRGFDMDVITQVGAFESAEFAWLDEAPETVTHVDGKGEIVIVSNNSVASIQAINELLKSEEAVGFITSGDHSGDFVMSEATFNLIEDSYVLQATRTNTMPKAQVITKSAKLYVPGAAPTYAVKKDTGEPYGHTNYTNRLNTNLNWDYYVWGQELGFDLTRDLDEADIVIGNRSLRDDERNAVNAGKSYIGYGGYALDSLEKMGLDIEANYDMSYDALTTVTYPESSYITAKYAQDNDYIMYGHGGNSIVKAPEGSKVLIKTTDEEPIEGFMSQEHIDTYKNSIQAIELKNDTHDLLIFANSITNKAHQKDDYRYVTNGIFTKYLGDTMNIDVKTPEPEPKPEPKPEPKPDPKETLKLTGLPDKVRVGDVFVLTPSSDDQAKGEGWVYDDVFFSATFNSPATFTALKAGSTAITYTNKKGEKTELPITILEKEAEKPGGKLPGTGVTPTQTAIYVGIGVVLIGGVFYWFSKKKK; encoded by the coding sequence ATGGACAAAAGAAATGAACATAGAATCCTAAAATGCTTAACCATATTTGTACTGTCGATTGGACTTGTATTTAGTCATGCACGACCAATTTATAGTGATACTCAACCCGTAATCGATTTTGTAAATACTACAGGTGAGTCTGAAGTTATTTCGATGACTGAGTCAAAGGAATATAAAGCGACTGTAATGTTTGAGGGGAAAACACCTGAGGAGCTTAAAGCCTTGGCTGAGAATGCATCTTGGACTTTGACACGAGATGAAGGGGGCCAAAACGAAGAAGATTTTCCATATCAATATTTGGGAGCACCCTTGAATGAGTGGACAGTCTTTAAAACTAAATTTACCACTGCAGGAGATCCTTTATTCAAGGATATTAAAACAGAGGTAATTCCAGGAGGACTACAGTTAACGTTTAAGAATGTGTTAATGTTTGGTGTGAATGGAATAGATGGACGTGAACGACCATTAATCCGAAATGCACTCCTAGATTACACAGGGACTTATGACTTAAAACTGGTAGAGGGCGACCAAGTCTTAGCGACCACTCCTGTTTTATTTAAACCGTATAACAGTTACACACTTTACAGTGAAATCGATCAACGACTGGCAGACCTTGCGGCCTTAGCTTTATCAAAAGGAATTCACGCGGAAGTACGTGAATTTGGCCAAACTGCAATGGGAAGACCGATGAATGCGATCTTTATTGCGGATACGGCTGAGACGCTTTCAAATCATATGGCGTTAAATGAACGTGCAGAATCTGATCCACAATCAGTGATTCAAGATATTGAATCCGGGGCAATCGATTATAAAGTTCCGATTCTCTACAACAACATTCACTCCGATGAAAATCCAGGAATTGATGCGATTATGGAATTTTTAACTGTGATGATTGAGAATGCAGATGGAAGTGTTGAATACCGTCGTGTTAACGGATTAACATCTGAAGGAAAAGCACAAGTCGAAGCAGAAAAAAAGAGCAGAGGTATTAAGTGGTCTGAACTTATTGAGAATGATGTGACTGGTGTAGGTTATATTCGGGATGGGGTTGAAAGTGAAGAACATCCAGGCAGTACCGATGCAGCCGCTGATTTAAGTGAAGAACAACTTTCAAAATTCTATGAAATGGAGCATGTAGACTTAAACATTAAAGCAATGCTTGAGGATGTGTTCTTTATCGTCGTACCTGCTGAGAATGCGGATGCCGCAGCAACAAATGTCCGTACAAATGGAAACGGGTTTGATTTAAACCGTGATAATACATATCAAACACAACCTGAAACTCAAGCAATGGCGCGTCTTATTTCAACGTGGAACCCTGTAAACCTTTATGAAATTCATGGTTTCTATAATCAATTCCAAATTGAGCCGTGCTCACCAACGCATGAGCCAAATGTGGAGTATGATCTCTTTATTGAAAATGCACTCGCTCAAGGAGAGGAATTTGGTGGTGTTGCCATTACCAATAATAAATCAATTAATAGTTTCCAAATGCCAATGCGTGATTACCTTAAGTCAAACAAAAATGGTGGTTATGAATGGGAACCATTTGATGATATGTCTTCAAGTTATACACCACAATATTCAATGTTACACGGTGTGGTAGCTTATACCGTTGAAGTTCCGTATGGAAATGAAGATGCAACCCAAGCTGTTAAGTATGCGTTATTAAACAACGGTCGTTATGTGGGAATGCATAAGAAAGAATTCTATACCAATCAACTTAAAGGTTGGGATCGTGGTATCAAAAATATTGATGCGGACGAAATTCGTCCATACTACGTAAACCAACAAGATGAAAAAGGCGCAGAAGCAGATATCTTCCGTGCACGTTATGAAGAAAACAATAACTTCTTCCCAGAGTATTATGTAATTCCAATGGAACCATCCATGCAAAAAAACTTGCATGCGGCAACTGAAATGATGGAATATTTATTACGTAATGATGTGAAAGTTAAAGTGTTAGGCAATGAAGTAGAAGTTAAGGGAACCAAGTATCCTAAAGGAACCATGCTTGTTGATTTGCATCAAGCTAAACGAAACATGGCCAATGCTGCCCTCTACAATAACATTGTCATTAAAAATTGGACTGACCTTTATTCAGAACCACTTACTGCATTCTCAGAGTTACGTGGCTTTGATATGGATGTGATCACCCAAGTTGGTGCATTTGAAAGCGCAGAATTTGCATGGCTTGATGAAGCGCCAGAAACCGTAACACATGTTGATGGTAAGGGTGAAATTGTGATTGTCTCTAATAACAGCGTCGCTTCGATACAAGCAATCAATGAGTTGCTTAAGTCTGAAGAAGCAGTTGGATTTATAACATCAGGTGATCATAGTGGTGACTTTGTAATGTCTGAGGCAACATTTAATTTGATAGAGGATTCTTATGTACTTCAAGCAACACGAACCAATACAATGCCTAAGGCTCAAGTTATCACAAAATCCGCAAAACTTTATGTACCAGGTGCTGCACCAACATATGCAGTGAAAAAAGACACGGGTGAGCCGTACGGTCATACAAACTACACCAATCGTCTTAATACAAACCTCAATTGGGATTATTATGTTTGGGGACAAGAACTTGGTTTTGACTTGACACGCGATCTTGATGAAGCAGATATTGTGATTGGGAATCGTTCATTACGTGATGATGAACGTAATGCCGTAAATGCCGGAAAATCCTATATTGGATATGGGGGATATGCGCTCGATTCTCTTGAAAAAATGGGATTAGACATCGAAGCAAATTACGACATGAGTTATGATGCACTCACAACGGTGACGTATCCAGAATCCAGTTACATTACAGCGAAATATGCTCAAGACAATGATTATATTATGTATGGTCACGGTGGAAACAGCATCGTTAAAGCACCAGAAGGATCAAAAGTACTCATTAAAACAACCGATGAAGAACCCATTGAAGGCTTTATGTCACAAGAACACATTGATACCTATAAGAATTCAATTCAGGCCATCGAACTTAAAAATGATACACATGACCTTCTCATTTTCGCAAACTCGATTACAAACAAAGCACATCAAAAAGATGATTATCGCTATGTGACCAATGGAATATTCACAAAATATTTAGGTGATACGATGAACATTGATGTTAAAACACCGGAACCAGAACCAAAACCAGAACCAAAACCAGAACCAAAACCGGATCCAAAAGAAACTTTAAAACTTACCGGATTACCGGATAAAGTTCGTGTCGGTGATGTTTTTGTTCTAACACCAAGTAGTGATGACCAAGCTAAGGGTGAAGGATGGGTATATGATGACGTATTCTTCTCCGCAACCTTCAACAGTCCGGCAACCTTTACCGCATTAAAAGCAGGTAGCACAGCCATCACATATACAAATAAAAAAGGTGAGAAAACAGAACTACCTATTACAATCTTAGAAAAAGAAGCAGAAAAACCTGGTGGTAAATTACCAGGAACGGGTGTTACACCGACTCAAACTGCAATTTATGTAGGAATTGGAGTCGTCCTCATTGGAGGTGTCTTCTACTGGTTCTCAAAGAAGAAAAAATAA
- the tpx gene encoding thiol peroxidase: MEITKKGVPTSLAGSLPVIGQKAPAFKLKNLEDVYVGTETLAGKVVLLSVFPDINTRICDLQTRHFFQVASELEDVTIVNISNNTKEEFASWCATNGIDSEMLRDEDHSFADAYGVWIPEFEVLARSIFVIDQAGVLVYSEIVPEMAQEPNYEAAIAATKTL; the protein is encoded by the coding sequence ATGGAAATTACAAAAAAAGGAGTTCCAACTTCTTTAGCAGGATCTCTTCCTGTTATTGGACAAAAAGCACCAGCATTTAAACTTAAGAATTTAGAGGATGTTTATGTAGGGACGGAAACACTTGCAGGGAAAGTTGTCTTGCTTAGTGTCTTCCCTGACATCAACACGCGTATCTGTGATTTACAGACGCGTCATTTCTTCCAAGTTGCAAGCGAACTTGAAGACGTAACGATTGTGAATATTTCTAATAATACTAAAGAAGAGTTTGCATCATGGTGTGCAACCAATGGCATCGATAGTGAAATGTTGCGTGATGAAGATCACTCATTTGCAGATGCTTATGGTGTTTGGATTCCTGAATTTGAAGTACTTGCACGATCGATTTTTGTGATTGATCAAGCTGGTGTACTTGTTTATTCAGAAATAGTTCCAGAAATGGCACAAGAACCCAATTACGAAGCAGCGATTGCTGCCACAAAAACCCTCTAA
- the rlmD gene encoding 23S rRNA (uracil(1939)-C(5))-methyltransferase RlmD, with protein sequence MKKIPVIKNEQLTLEVRDLTFEGFGVVKKDGFPIFVENSIPGETITISITKVTKRYAYGRIISIENPSPKRVALVDKVGTRIGTMPLQHMAYDLQCEFKQNQVKATLGRVIDLEDVLVLPTLGMENPWHYRNKATIPVQSVKGVLETGFFKRGTHDLIPIEDYYIQEEALDKAILIIRDLLRQYKITAYDETHHTGLIRNIMVRQGHYTQELMVVLVTNGSKLPFEKEIVNAIVEALPRTVSIVQNINTKQTNVILGSEQRILFGEDLYHDQLLGKTFKISSKSFFQINTKQTEVLYQQAIEMAEVTNDDVVVDAYCGIGSITLNLADKAKFVYGVEIVEDAITMAKENAKLNHIENVQFEVGEAEKIMPAWVKEGIEIDVLVVDPPRKGLDPVFIEAAITSKPRRIVYVSCNPISLAKDLRSFIDGGYRVEKVQPVDMFPQTTHVETIVLLIKK encoded by the coding sequence ATGAAGAAAATACCCGTAATAAAAAATGAACAATTAACACTCGAAGTAAGGGACCTCACATTTGAAGGATTTGGTGTGGTTAAGAAAGATGGTTTTCCAATCTTTGTGGAAAACTCAATACCGGGTGAAACCATAACAATCTCTATCACAAAAGTGACCAAACGTTATGCTTATGGGCGTATTATAAGTATTGAAAACCCATCACCCAAACGTGTAGCGTTGGTAGATAAAGTTGGTACACGTATTGGAACCATGCCGCTTCAACACATGGCATATGATCTCCAATGTGAGTTTAAACAAAATCAAGTTAAAGCGACCTTAGGACGTGTCATTGATCTTGAAGATGTTCTTGTGCTACCAACGCTCGGAATGGAAAATCCATGGCACTACCGTAATAAAGCAACCATACCGGTACAATCCGTAAAGGGCGTATTAGAAACAGGATTCTTTAAACGTGGTACTCATGATCTTATTCCAATCGAAGATTACTATATTCAAGAAGAAGCTCTGGATAAAGCAATCTTAATTATTCGGGATCTACTTCGTCAATATAAAATTACGGCCTATGATGAAACACATCATACAGGATTAATACGAAATATTATGGTCCGACAAGGCCACTATACTCAAGAATTAATGGTGGTTTTGGTTACAAATGGTTCTAAACTTCCTTTCGAAAAAGAAATTGTGAATGCCATTGTGGAAGCATTACCCAGGACGGTAAGTATCGTTCAGAATATTAATACTAAACAAACAAATGTTATTTTGGGAAGCGAACAGAGAATTCTTTTTGGAGAAGATCTATATCATGATCAACTCTTAGGAAAGACATTTAAGATTTCTTCGAAGTCGTTCTTCCAAATCAATACAAAACAAACGGAAGTCCTTTACCAACAAGCCATTGAAATGGCAGAAGTTACAAACGATGATGTTGTCGTAGATGCTTATTGTGGGATTGGTTCAATTACCTTAAACTTGGCAGACAAAGCGAAGTTTGTTTATGGTGTTGAGATTGTTGAAGATGCAATTACCATGGCAAAAGAAAACGCGAAACTAAATCACATTGAAAACGTACAATTTGAGGTGGGAGAAGCCGAAAAAATCATGCCTGCGTGGGTTAAAGAAGGCATTGAAATTGATGTCTTGGTGGTGGACCCACCGCGTAAAGGACTTGATCCTGTATTTATTGAAGCAGCCATTACTTCGAAACCACGTCGCATTGTTTACGTAAGTTGTAATCCAATTTCTCTTGCGAAAGACTTAAGATCGTTTATAGATGGCGGTTATCGCGTTGAAAAGGTACAACCAGTCGACATGTTCCCTCAAACTACACATGTGGAAACAATTGTATTGCTGATTAAAAAATAA